aatttgtgaaCTTGTCAATGTGCGTATAATTAATTCTTAAATACAAacctaatttcatttttgctccttttattttcaattttaaatttatactataaatggGTTTTTCTTATTAGAAAAGATGTTTTAGTAGAGACATCCAGGTTTTCAAACGTTATTTACATCAAATCCAACTTTTAATCAATTAGTTAACCAAttctcaaaatcaaatcccaaaattacaaattatcaATAGATACATAGTTCATTACAAGAACTCGTATTATATACTACAATTTAcgatttacaaaatatatatgaaatggTTCCACTACTACTTCTAGACCTGATCTGCACGTCTCTATCATTTTGGTAAactattatactccataaagcATAAACATCCCACCAATTTGATCTCTGTATATAGTTCAGAACGAGTGAAGCAAGGATCCATTAAATTTGAGTGACAGAATCTTCTTGATAGACAATCGAGAAAAACAACATTTGAAgtttgtatgttttgtttgttttttgttttcctGAATTTTTGAGGTAACAACGTTTAGAGTTTCAAACAACTGTCCTtccttaaaatattaaatgaaacaATAGGTTTGTCTGATTAGAGAAATGAATACACGGAGCTGCTTAAATTAATCTAAGaccaatttatcaaatataagggtcgtttaatttttatgtttaataaaTGTTGTTTTGTCAATATCCCtgaataatgaattatatGAAACATaagtattactactataaaactTCCAAGTGACAAATGATGCTATATGATTTGAGACCATTTCAACTCatgaagaaagaaacaaattcgccctttctaaattaattatgctttcaataattttgttaatcgtaagcaaaataaaaagtaattacTATACGTGTAAAGGTGGAGCAAATCCTCTTGGATTATTTGACACAATCGATAGTATCCAATGTTGGAAATTATGACAACACTTTTTGTACACATTTCTCTCACAAATCTCATTTCTTCCTCTACTCACAAATCACTTAGCAACATTTTCAGGGAAATTGTTTGCTCCATTCTCGGAATTTTCATCAACATTTCTAGGGCCATTGTTTGCTCCGTTCTCATAATCCCATCAACTTCGTTAATACATAGAGAGTTTGAGGTACTTCTACACGTTAAGAGAAAATCGTTTTATATTTGGAGAGAATGCGTCAATTGTGTATCTGCATAGTGTTTCGGGTTAGCAACTCTTTtggtattaaaaaaaagtgtgtaCATACCTTTGCAAAAAATTTAGATCTGAGCTAGAGACCTGCAAGAAGGTGcatgagagagagggagagagtaaaactaaattaaagtaGGGTTTCGAAAAGTAAATGGATTTAATTACCTGAGCATTATAGCAAATCGTCACAGTAATTCATTAGAAAAAAGGTGATTAACTATACatagacaaaaaataaagacacaTACATTACCTGAgagaaaatgatataaaaaaattaatattgttgatgttgatgaaAAGTATACAAGAGTGATATTGGTTCGGCTCATCACCAAAAACTTTATTGTTTTGGTGTTGAACCGAAACAATATCACACCATGTCTacttcttaaaaaaaaaaagtggtgtTTTTAATCTCTATGGATTTATGAAATGGTGAGAGCCCCTCATCTTCATTATATAGGGAGAATTGAGGcttctattactttattaatctTAAATCTGTGGTAATTGGTTCCTGCAAACAAGGACCCTAGCTAGTCCTATTTGGAGCATTATGGATAAACTAAACAATATTATCATCACGATTTCAagatctaattaattaagaatccactatattatttatgcaAGTGGGATTTCAAATGGAAATGCCACGTGAAAATGGTACAGACCTAAAATAATTGAACAAATTTCTAGCTTTATAGTAATAAGTacaaaatactattttttgtgtttataataaaatatcagtTGGCTTAATGATTAAAAGTTGCTCCATATATCAGGATCAATCATCTGATCATTTAATAAAGAATAGATGAATCTTACGTCACTCGACCACGCCtcttgaattaaaaatatttttctttaatgtgACTAAAAAGATCGAGATTAGtgctaaaattaaacaatatatatagttgatcGTTGTATAATCATGAAACTATAACTTCCATTACAATGTGAAAATATTGCATTCAATGTATGAGtattagaaattaattactaaaataattggTCTTCATCAatagatttaaaattatgaaatgataaaatcatACTACAAAGTTAAGAAGATCAAGATCAAAGTAGAAAACTGCATAATAGGAAATTGTTCTTCCACTAACTACACCTATTTAAAGAAAAGGTCTGAGAAAAGTGGCAGCGAGTGGATGAAAATATAGATTTGCAAAAGGTGATTTAGAGATAATTAATTCCCCCTTAATTCAGTGGATGTCACTAATCATGTTgcttaatcaaaatttatcttGCATCAATACCCccttcaaaaataaataatataaataaaatgtatcCCTGTCTCCAATGTCcaatctatatattataagtCGGTCAAATAACAATAGTGTAACTAAAAAGGTTGAATATTTATCGAATAATTGGCAAATTGCACAGCACAAATATGAGAGAGTATGTCCCATcacaaaattcaatataagAACTTATATTTTTGGTCTAGCAAATTCAAAATGCATAAGGCAAACTGATACTAAAAGGACTGGGAgggatcaattgctaactaattagcaatcccaaattaaaattaaattttaatcattagattagaagatctggttgaaataatgtcacatgaattatatttttaattaaaaaaattaataaataaaattagagggtattaatgtcaattctctctcattaaaatcatcttaaaattttaaatttacgtaactctctcgatttaaattatttttccgcaaaaaattatatcaaattaaagataattatataaggattccaacgagatctcaattgcatatattccgacgacgttcgaatgatgaaatttgatatttttttattttagttttcgtaaatgttgataaccagatttttatcaacaaatacatcaaaaaatcttaataaaaccatgtaaaaatctcaataaaaccatgtaaaaatctcaataaatatgtgttgatattttcttatactagtgttgatattattatgtcatattgttcatatttgtaatacactatgttgatataaaaaaacattcacgaaaattatcatatgataacataatgacgatattacccttttgttgatattttgtctactatttattgagattcgtaagatttaatctcatccactcattttaaaatctaagggtggagatttggtcttgattttggattagggtgctataagtattagaatatgacccttCAAGGCCATACTAGATGAACTAgtctaaatatttaattttagacaggattataataataaagaagtgatataatttttttttattaaattataggcATGATTTCAAGCTTAGTTcgaattaattatacaatatttaataaaaaataatttttaaatatataaattttaaagttaaattttttttttgtaagtaCTGCAATATGAttagtatgaaattaattttaaattaattaatgtatataaatcgatttttaatgtaaaatgttaaaaaaagtttgattatgTACATGcaattatgtacatttatcacTGTCCTAaagttttagtttaataaggttaaACAAGatgaaattcataaattataagtggaaaattaatttttacggttttaattttattcatttttttcattaagaaaaaaatatgtatctCCTCTGTTTAAATGGGTATACATTAATACGTGGAGCaatatttttaactaaaaagatataaaatctcatgccttttaagttttaacttGAATAAGCAACATATATACTCACCTCTTCCttgatttttgtaaataaatataaaaactctatttttccttttttatcttttaatgaATTGTTAATTATGGAGTTTTGAAGGAAATAATTTAGggtaaatttatttcatattatatCTTTGATTTAGGTTTTATAGTGggattaaaattaagattCTCTATTTTgctcataaatataattgctCAGTATTatctgttttattgtgattgGAATTTCTGTTACAAAAGTTTAGGGATAAGCCGTTGACAAGATGCCAATCTTGATATCACCATgcaaataatttcatttactcaaaatagagagagaaatcctCCAAACTCTCTCATAGATTCAATCAGAATTCTCGATTCTTTTCTTCCCCAGAAGCTGGTGTGATCAAGTTATGGAGAAATTACCAACGGATCTTCATCtcaagattttttatttgttggatCCTCAAAATCTCGCAGCTGCCCAACTGGGTTAGTAAAAAAGTTGCGTTCTTGATCGTTTCAATTCgagaattttgaattattttgggAATTTTGTAGGGATCTGATTTGGGTTTCTTGAGATGAACAGTCTTATTTTGTAGGAATacattcttttaattttagctCGATATATATGTATTCTGTATGTCAAGATTGTGAACATTAAGATTGGATGATGATTAAGAAGATCTCACAATTTTGATTTCTGAGTTAATCTTTTATTCAACTCTGTTTTAAATTGCTagctagggttttgatttgGGAAATTCTTGAGGATTATGGCTAGAAAAATGTGATCTTTAGGGATTACATTCTATCAAAATTCACAATTGTTGGTTGCAAACTTTGATTTAGATGTAGAGAGTGAAGATGGATGATTCTTTATGTTTGAATAATGCTAAAACATGGTTGGTTTGTGATCCAAGTGTGTAGGAAATGGAGAGACTTGGCCTCGGATGAGGGGCTATGGTCTAATCTCTTTAAGGAGAGATGGGGGATAGACCGAGCCACATTTTACGCGCCTGCAGCTCCTGATTCGTGGAAAGATGTCTACGTTGTTCAAGATCGATGTGATCGTGTTGGATTGTAAGTCAAAACTGCATTATTTTTCTGGAAATTTGAGCGTTTTCTGCAATTAAGTTATTGCAACTTTGCAAGAGATATTTGCAAGTTAGAATCGATAACTCTCATTTTGAAACGCCTGAATTCACATCAGTGATCAGTTTTTCGGGCCAATAGGATTTTTCGTATGTTCTCGAATTGTGATCTTTTGTGTGTTAAAGTGTTGAAGTAGTATGACTATCTGTTTCTGCTTTATCAAAGGCTTCACATGGAAAAAAATCTTGGATCATTCCTAATTCAATGGTTTTGGACTAAGTTATAGCGATTTATATGCAGGGGATTGAAGATAATAAGGGAAGGGGAAGATTATTACTTAGTCCATCAAGGTCGAATTGAACGGGGTCTGGGATCAAAACGAGAAGCTGATATGAGAGGCGTAGATGAAGAGGTACCAAGTGCAGGTATCTTGGACAAAATTCTCTTCTTCGTCGGGGACCTGGAAGTTGCTACTATGAATGCAAAACGCAACCGTCTCATGTAAATGATTCTCCCTCAACTCATACTCATCTTGTTTGCATATATTTTCTTGACAAAAAGGAATAATTCATTGTGCTGTACATGCATATGGAGTAGGCTAATATTTTGACAAACCACATCTCTTTTTTATGTAGTATTATTCATTTCAAGTAGGAATAAGTTGATGTAACTTACCTATGAATTGCAATACAagtattgtttttgttttattattattgacatGGTATTTGGTTGAAGCctcatttctttttatcaaACTAATCCATTGTATCTCTAATCTCCTTCAACTTATCTAGATTAAGTTAATTAGGCTTAGAATCAAGTTCACATTAAGATCGGCATACACTAAGCCGTCTTTTCTAGTAACAACCAATAATTCATCAAAGAATAATCGTTggtattcattaaaaataattcagaaTGATATGATTTCAAAAGGTTGAATGTTgtgtatttaaataaatttaaaaaccaTGTTATAATGGCATTTGGGAGTTGTGCAAAATCAAGACAAAGTTATCAAAGGAAATCAAATTTGCAAGAGAATTGTTCGGTTACATTAGAAACAACAAAGAGAACGGGCTGATACAAAACTGGGGCAATGTGGATTCTTAAAATcgtagaaaaaaataataataatataagtggAAATTATGGGAGAAGTGACACAAATCTAAAAATTGTAAATCTGCAATTTGTTCCCATTCTCTCTCCTCCTTCCCACAACCATCTTTTTTTATGCAGCTTCTCTGATAGagcaataaatttttataataagcTCGACTACAAACTATTGTCTGCTATTCATGGCAGAAAATAAATGATCATATCCCAGATTTAACTATTAAGTCAATCAAGCTTCGTTTAGTGGCTCGGCCTCGCTGGTTCTTTCCTTCATCATAGCCCAATCTTCGGTTTCTGCAGAAATTCAAACAGCAAAAATGAGACAATGGCACACAAATCGACACTACAGTGAGTAGTTCCAGGCAACGGTTACTTACTTGGCTTCTCTCCAATTGCTGCAAGTCGTCGCTGCAAGATGGAGGCCACAAAGAGGAAGATGGAGCACATGCCAAACATAACCGTGATGGGGAACGCGTTCACCTgcaataaaatagaagattaAAAAGTAATCCTTAAACCAGAGATTATGTTCACCTGAGATCTATCATGGCGCAAAATTACTAATCTCTGTAAACATGTGTGTGCCTATTACCAAACATGAATAGCAATTAAGAGGAAGAACTGAAGACTCACATTATATAGAACAATACAGACAAAGATGTTGAGTGGGATCCGGAAGAAGTTCATGATGGTGCTTCGAGCCTCCTCAGGTATGTATTGAGATCTCATCTTCATAATGGACGGCCAGAAAAGACCAACACAGCCTTCAAAAGTGCAAAAGCCAAGAAGCTGGAGACAGCCTGCAAATGAAATGCTGCCGCCTTTCTTCTTTGGATCTGCTGGTACTAAGAACTGTCATAGAGTAAGTAGAAGTTAGACATTGGCCTATCAGCGAAGATATATCAAGCATAAGAACAGAAACTTGGACATACATTTGTCAGTATGGGAAGTAACAGAGAGGCAGAAGAAATGACGAAAACAATCTGCATATagctctccactttaactgtGTTGCGCGCCAACAAGCGAGATGCAATTGAGCTTCCCAACATTGAAGCCAACATGAAAGTAGCAAAGATAAAACCATGTGGAATATCTTCATCATTCGGGCTCAGGGCAGGTGTCCAGAGGAACACAAATGTATACATCGAACCTTCAAACAGAGATTGTATAGCACCAAGCAATGCTATCTTCTCATCTGACCATGAAAAGTATTTAGTCAGTTTCATGAGAAGGGAgttgagaaaatgaaacgTTGAAGAGGTAGTGgtaaaacaaattcaattaaatccaTTTTATAGAGGTGTGTAGATTGGCGTATTCTTCCCTTGCATTTCTACTTTCTAGGTGACAAAAGATGTAGATGGGACCTAACACTGAACCTTATACTACAACTTGCTGTGAAAAAGATATCTACAAATTTCATACGGTTGGTGAATATATTTTGGTTAAGAGAACTATAAATACCTGAAGCAATTGCTACAGCTGCACCCTTAAATTGAGTGAGCAAGTCCTTGCTCTCTGAAGGGTCGCCATAGTTCTCACTCCATGATGATAATATTACAGCCATTCCAATAGCTAGAAATATGGCAGCAGCATCGAATGGAGATACAGGCCCCAAATTCATAGAATCAACCAGAAAATTTCCAAACAAGCCTGCTACAATAGCAACAAGACCATTGCCAAGGAATATTGCCTTGGAGAAAGTTACAGAGAGCCATTGCTGTTCAAAGCCTCTCTGAAAGAAATTATAGAAAGCAATCAATACATAATGCATTTGctgtaattaaatttgtatcaaAGGACCATTTGCAGATAGTAGCAATCTTGATCAAATCAAACAATGAAAATGCAAGTTCATCACAGCAAGAACAGAGAGCATAGAACAAAGCAGCTCTAAATCTATTACTACATTATAAGATAAGTTTATGCATGATGAGGTCAATCAAGATAACTGTGAGCTAGCAAACAAAAGCACACTCATAACCAGAAATTCAGCAGGGTTATATCTAAATAACAAATCACCTTGAAGTGTTCTGCCACAAGCCACGACTCAAATGCAGAAAACAAGAGAGATGTGGCAATACCACCCAAAATACGTCCAACCATCAGTATTTTGTACTGAGGAGAATGCTTAGTAATGCAGCTCAGTATATACGTGATGCAGTAAGTCACGCAGGCTCTCTTTCGCCCCCTACAATATCATTACATATGCGTCAAACAGAGAATATATATcacaataaatcaaattagcACCATTTCAGAAGTCTATCTCACTGTTTATCTGCTAGAGATCCAACAATTGTTCCAAACAACATGGAAGAGCCAAATCCAGCAATAAAGAGCTGTCCAATTTCACCCTTCCCAAAACCGTATGTACTGTAGAGGTAGTAAACATACGGTCCCTGCAACCAGTCACCAGCTGTTTCCACATGTAAAGCACATCAGAAAGCAGTCACATCAATCAATGATCCAGCTAAATCAGAGAAGTAGAAACGACAAGTTCAATAAACATTCTCCCTAACCATACTGAACTAACTCAAATTCAAGCAATCTCCAGATCCACAAGATACAACAATCAAATCTCCCTAACACAAAAATCCAATCACATTCACACAAATCAGATCCATGATCAATCGTCAGATCACACATAGATGCTTTCAATGTACAACACAGCATAAACTGATACACTTAGAAATGCACATCCAAAGGCACACGAGTGAAGAACATAACATGATGTTCGCAAACACCCTCCTCTCACTCAAATCGAGCTAGATCAAAACAAATTGCGACCATATGCGATACCGAAAAGGCCTAAGACTCAATCCAAATCATGCAGACTTACTCATCCAAACGCAACATCACAACATTCCGGCTCACTCAAATCGAGCTAGATCGAATCAAATTGCGACCAAATGCGGTATCGAAAAGGCCTAAGATCCGAGATCGGGAAACAGAATCCACTTACCCATCATGAGCGAGTAGACGAGCAGGTAATTGTTTTTGAACGAATTGAAAGCTGAAGACGTATTCACCCGATCCTTGTTGCTCTTGCTCAGCTCCAGCGCCGCCACCACCGCGGCCAGCCCGCCGAACACCATATAGTAAAAAatctccattctctctcacctcaaacagaaaaaaaatcgacgaaaaatggaagaagatcGAGGAATTTTTCGAAATTTCCTCAGTGAGGTTAGATGTATAtgcacattcacacacactaGAGTGTGCTTCTGTGTGAAAAAGTAGCTACGCGGCTTTGCCACTCTATGACGATTTATTCACTATAATCTCAtcatctccatctctctcGCCACGTGGAGGCACATCCAAAGGCACACGAGTGAAGAACATAACATGATGTTCGCAAACACCCTCCTCTCACTCAAATCGAGCTAGATCAAAACAAATTGCGACCATATGCGATACCGAAAAGGCCTAAGACTCAATCCAAATCATGCAGACTTACTCATCCAAACGCAACATCACAACATTCCGGCTCACTCAAATCGAGCTAGATCGAATCAAATTGCGACCAAATGCGGTATCGAAAAGGCCTAAGATCCGAGATCGGGAAACAGAATCCACTTACCCATCATGAGCGAGTAGACGAGCAGGTAATTGTTTTTGAACGAATTGAAAGCTGAAGACGTATTCACCCGATCCTTGTTGCTCTTGCTCAGCTCCAGCGCCGCCACCACCGCGGCCAGCCCGCCGAACACCATATAGTAAAAAatctccattctctctcacctcaaacagaaaaaaaatcgacgaaaaatggaagaagatcGAGGAATTTTTCGAAATTTCCTCAGTGAGGTTAGATGTATAtgcacattcacacacactaGAGTGTGCTTCTGTGTGAAAAAGTAGCTACGCGGCTTTGCCACTCTATGACGATTTATTCACTATAATCTCAtcatctccatctctctcGCCACGTGGAGGGATCATGACCGTCGATGAGTGTCGGTAGTTTTTGGCCTGCAAATGACCGAGGATTCTAGGCCGTCGATTTTGAGATCTGTGGATTGTGACCGTCGGATGCGATGTGTGGGGCCCGTCATTTGGCGGGCTTTTTGGGTCTTATCCCTTTCATGGGAGTGGAATTAATACGATTTTCAACGGAATTAATTAGGTGGGAAAATAATTAACACAGGAGTGAAATATTGCGTTACGCTTTACTAAATCagtgtttaatttttgtgcaATTAAAGGGAACTTcaactttaataatttcttcaatttatgATCATCCATGTGCATCTTTCGACTTGTcgattcaaataaatatttcatttctattgCGTCGTAAACACACCGTCATAGTAGACATAATCTTtagttcaaataaatatttcatttctcataaaatatttacagtAGTGATGAAATAGTTATTTACCAGCttgtaaataaattgcattGAATTTTGTGAGGAAATCACAAATACATTTGGGGATTGAcgacatttaattttagatcGTAGGTTTGGTAAATAGATGCTAATCTTTATGGTGATTTAATAAACAGAAACagtataaaaaacaataatagtactattaggACCagaatcttaaaaaaatagtaaaatataagtcAAAATagtgttcatttttttcattcctcattttttcattactATAATAAAGTTTTGT
The genomic region above belongs to Salvia hispanica cultivar TCC Black 2014 chromosome 3, UniMelb_Shisp_WGS_1.0, whole genome shotgun sequence and contains:
- the LOC125213474 gene encoding F-box/WD repeat-containing protein pof10-like isoform X1 — its product is MEKLPTDLHLKIFYLLDPQNLAAAQLVCRKWRDLASDEGLWSNLFKERWGIDRATFYAPAAPDSWKDVYVVQDRCDRVGLGLKIIREGEDYYLVHQGRIERGLGSKREADMRGVDEEVPSAGILDKILFFVGDLEVATMNAKRNRLM
- the LOC125213474 gene encoding uncharacterized protein LOC125213474 isoform X2, encoding MCRKWRDLASDEGLWSNLFKERWGIDRATFYAPAAPDSWKDVYVVQDRCDRVGLGLKIIREGEDYYLVHQGRIERGLGSKREADMRGVDEEVPSAGILDKILFFVGDLEVATMNAKRNRLM
- the LOC125213473 gene encoding molybdate-anion transporter-like isoform X2, producing MEIFYYMVFGGLAAVVAALELSKSNKDRVNTSSAFNSFKNNYLLVYSLMMAGDWLQGPYVYYLYSTYGFGKGEIGQLFIAGFGSSMLFGTIVGSLADKQGRKRACVTYCITYILSCITKHSPQYKILMVGRILGGIATSLLFSAFESWLVAEHFKRGFEQQWLSVTFSKAIFLGNGLVAIVAGLFGNFLVDSMNLGPVSPFDAAAIFLAIGMAVILSSWSENYGDPSESKDLLTQFKGAAVAIASDEKIALLGAIQSLFEGSMYTFVFLWTPALSPNDEDIPHGFIFATFMLASMLGSSIASRLLARNTVKVESYMQIVFVISSASLLLPILTNFLVPADPKKKGGSISFAGCLQLLGFCTFEGCVGLFWPSIMKMRSQYIPEEARSTIMNFFRIPLNIFVCIVLYNVNAFPITVMFGMCSIFLFVASILQRRLAAIGEKPKTEDWAMMKERTSEAEPLNEA